The following proteins are encoded in a genomic region of Acidobacteriota bacterium:
- a CDS encoding class I SAM-dependent methyltransferase, producing MPENKIVEVVEGFGDEWSRFDQSALSVNELESMFENYFNIFPWEKLTADAIGFDLGCGSGRWAKFAVRRVGRLVLMDPIWRAVEVAKRSLQGQTNCEFHVAGVDEIPFPDEHFDFGYSLGVLHHIPDTENGLRKCVSKLKKGSPFLVYLYYAFDNRPFWFRWIWKLSEMIRRVVSRLPHGLRYVFSQILALFLYLPLARTAFLLEKAGLNVESFPLAQYRHNSFYVMRNDSLDRFGTRLEQRYTKSEMKALMEKCGLQNITFSTTSFWTAVGYRK from the coding sequence ATGCCAGAAAATAAGATAGTCGAGGTGGTCGAGGGGTTTGGCGACGAATGGTCAAGGTTTGACCAGTCCGCTTTATCCGTCAACGAACTTGAATCGATGTTTGAAAATTATTTCAACATTTTTCCATGGGAAAAGCTGACGGCCGATGCGATTGGCTTCGATCTGGGATGCGGCAGCGGACGTTGGGCAAAATTTGCAGTGCGACGAGTCGGGCGGCTGGTGTTGATGGATCCGATCTGGCGGGCCGTCGAAGTTGCTAAACGGAGCTTACAGGGGCAGACAAATTGCGAATTTCACGTGGCAGGTGTAGATGAGATCCCGTTTCCAGACGAACATTTTGATTTTGGATACTCGTTGGGGGTTCTACATCATATTCCTGATACTGAAAACGGACTGCGAAAATGCGTCAGCAAACTAAAGAAAGGTTCGCCATTTTTGGTCTATCTCTATTACGCATTTGATAATCGACCGTTCTGGTTTCGCTGGATTTGGAAGTTGAGTGAAATGATCCGGCGTGTTGTTTCCCGTCTTCCGCACGGACTTAGATATGTATTTAGTCAGATCCTAGCTCTCTTTTTATATTTGCCACTAGCGAGAACCGCATTTTTGTTAGAAAAGGCCGGATTGAATGTCGAATCGTTTCCGCTCGCACAATACCGTCATAACAGTTTTTATGTCATGAGAAATGATTCGCTTGATCGATTTGGAACGCGACTTGAACAACGATACACCAAATCCGAAATGAAAGCTTTGATGGAAAAATGTGGTTTGCAAAACATAACATTCAGTACAACGTCGTTTTGGACGGCGGTAGGTTACCGTAAATAA